The following are encoded in a window of Kaistia algarum genomic DNA:
- a CDS encoding DUF2442 domain-containing protein: protein MTDETILPDPRAVDIFVTEDMLLVGLADGRELSIPLAWSSKLLAAGEAARAGGQIVQNGTVLHWPAIDETIVVASLLRLS from the coding sequence ATGACCGACGAAACGATCCTGCCCGACCCGCGCGCCGTCGATATCTTCGTCACCGAGGACATGCTGCTCGTCGGCCTTGCCGATGGACGCGAACTCTCCATCCCGCTCGCCTGGTCGTCAAAGCTTCTGGCAGCCGGGGAGGCGGCGCGGGCGGGCGGTCAGATTGTCCAGAACGGCACCGTGCTTCACTGGCCGGCGATCGACGAGACGATCGTCGTCGCCAGCCTGCTACGGCTGTCGTGA
- the hrpB gene encoding ATP-dependent helicase HrpB, with the protein MLPVDDVLPDLLSALAERPNAVLVAPPGAGKTTRVPLALLDAPWRGDGRVLMLEPRRLAARAAARRMAETLGEAVGERVGYRVRMESRVSARTRIEIVTEGIFARMILDDPGLAGVAAVVFDEYHERSLDGDLGLALALDAQAGLREDLRILVMSATIDGARVARLLVEAPVIESLGRMFPVETRHLSRDPAQRIEDAVAEAVRRALSESSGSLLVFLPGQAEIRRVAERLEGRLPANVELAPLYGALDFAAQDRAIRSAGEGKRKVVLATSIAETSLTIEGVRVVIDSGLARAPRYEPATGLTRLETRRVSRASADQRRGRAGRTEPGVCYRLWDEGQTNALAPFDRPEILEADLAPLVLDLANWGVADPAALAFLDSPPRPAWDEAVALLGRLGALDADRRLTNEGRALARLGLPPRLGHMLRQAAALGLGGLGGALAAVLEEPGLGGNDTDLRERLRRLFVGTDRRSRDALTLAARFARNVGADPASGRDRIEEAGLLIAFAFPERIAMARGAPGAFVLANGRGGVLDAADALAREAFLAVAELQGVAERARILTAAPLDRTEIEANFAADIVEEDRVGFDTETGSVRGHRVRRLGRLLLTEKPISKLPEAQVTAALIAEIRRVGLGSFDLGSAASFRQRLAFLRARLGEEWPDVSDDALAASLEHWLGDALAGKRRLDAIDGGLLREALMSLVPWDKRAALDRLAPSHFEAPTGSRLPIDYSDPDGPVLNIRVQELFGLDRHPSVGDGRVPLIVALLSPAHRPIQITRDLPSFWRGSWRDVRSDMRGRYPRHVWPEDPLAAAPTSRAKPRGT; encoded by the coding sequence ATGCTTCCCGTCGACGACGTCCTCCCTGACCTGCTGAGCGCCCTTGCCGAGCGGCCGAATGCCGTACTCGTCGCGCCGCCCGGCGCCGGCAAGACGACCCGCGTGCCGCTGGCGCTGCTGGACGCGCCCTGGCGTGGCGATGGCCGCGTCCTGATGCTGGAGCCGCGCCGTCTCGCCGCCCGCGCCGCCGCCCGGCGCATGGCCGAGACGCTGGGCGAGGCGGTCGGCGAGCGGGTCGGCTACCGGGTCCGCATGGAAAGCCGCGTCTCGGCGCGAACGCGCATCGAGATCGTCACGGAAGGCATTTTCGCGCGGATGATCCTCGATGATCCGGGGCTTGCCGGTGTCGCCGCCGTGGTCTTCGACGAGTATCACGAGCGCAGCCTGGACGGCGATCTCGGCCTTGCCCTGGCGCTCGATGCGCAGGCCGGGTTGCGCGAGGATCTGCGGATCCTCGTCATGTCCGCGACGATCGATGGCGCCCGCGTCGCCCGCCTCCTCGTCGAGGCGCCCGTCATCGAGAGCCTCGGGCGCATGTTTCCGGTCGAGACGCGCCATCTTTCGCGAGATCCCGCACAGCGGATCGAAGATGCCGTCGCCGAAGCCGTGCGGCGCGCGCTGTCTGAGTCGAGCGGTAGCCTGCTCGTCTTCCTACCCGGTCAGGCGGAGATCCGCCGCGTTGCCGAACGGCTGGAAGGACGCCTTCCCGCCAATGTCGAACTGGCCCCGCTCTACGGTGCGCTCGATTTTGCCGCGCAGGACCGCGCTATCCGGTCGGCCGGGGAGGGCAAGCGCAAGGTGGTCCTGGCAACGTCGATCGCCGAGACCTCGTTGACCATCGAGGGCGTGCGCGTCGTGATCGACAGCGGACTTGCGCGCGCGCCGCGCTACGAGCCGGCAACCGGCCTGACCCGGCTGGAGACGCGCCGCGTCTCGCGCGCGTCGGCCGACCAGCGCCGAGGCCGCGCCGGGCGCACGGAACCGGGCGTCTGCTATCGGCTCTGGGACGAGGGCCAGACCAACGCGCTGGCGCCTTTCGATCGGCCCGAAATCCTGGAGGCGGATCTGGCGCCGCTGGTGCTCGATCTCGCCAATTGGGGCGTGGCCGATCCCGCCGCGCTCGCCTTTCTGGATTCCCCGCCGCGCCCGGCTTGGGACGAGGCTGTGGCGCTGCTTGGCCGGCTTGGTGCGCTTGACGCCGACCGCCGTCTGACGAACGAGGGCAGAGCGCTGGCCCGGCTTGGCCTGCCGCCGCGGCTCGGCCATATGCTGCGCCAGGCCGCCGCCCTCGGCCTTGGTGGCCTTGGCGGCGCGTTGGCGGCGGTGCTGGAGGAGCCCGGCCTCGGCGGAAACGATACGGATCTGCGCGAAAGGCTGCGGCGGCTGTTCGTGGGAACGGACAGGCGTAGCCGCGATGCGCTGACGCTTGCCGCCCGCTTTGCTCGCAATGTCGGCGCCGATCCCGCCTCCGGCCGCGACAGGATCGAGGAGGCCGGACTGCTGATCGCCTTCGCCTTCCCGGAACGCATAGCGATGGCGCGCGGGGCGCCGGGCGCCTTTGTGCTCGCCAACGGCCGGGGCGGCGTGCTCGACGCCGCCGATGCGCTCGCGCGTGAAGCCTTCCTCGCCGTTGCCGAACTACAGGGCGTTGCCGAGCGGGCGCGCATCCTGACCGCCGCGCCGCTGGACCGGACCGAGATCGAGGCGAATTTCGCCGCCGACATCGTCGAGGAGGACCGGGTCGGCTTCGACACGGAGACCGGTTCCGTGCGCGGCCACCGCGTGCGGCGCCTGGGCCGCCTGCTTCTGACGGAGAAGCCGATCTCGAAGCTTCCCGAGGCGCAGGTGACGGCGGCGCTCATTGCCGAGATAAGGCGCGTCGGCCTGGGCAGCTTCGATCTCGGCAGCGCCGCGTCCTTCCGGCAGCGCCTCGCCTTCTTGCGCGCCCGCCTTGGCGAGGAATGGCCGGATGTCTCCGATGACGCCCTGGCGGCGAGCCTGGAACATTGGCTGGGCGATGCTCTCGCCGGCAAAAGGCGGCTCGACGCGATCGATGGCGGGCTGCTGCGCGAGGCGCTGATGTCGCTGGTGCCGTGGGACAAGCGGGCGGCGCTGGACCGGCTGGCGCCAAGCCATTTCGAGGCGCCCACCGGATCGCGCCTGCCGATCGACTATTCGGATCCGGACGGACCGGTGCTCAACATCCGCGTCCAGGAACTCTTCGGCCTCGACCGTCATCCTTCGGTCGGTGACGGTCGCGTGCCGCTGATCGTCGCGTTGTTGTCGCCCGCGCACCGGCCGATCCAGATTACGCGCGACCTGCCGAGCTTCTGGCGCGGCTCCTGGCGTGACGTTCGAAGCGATATGCGCGGGCGCTATCCACGGCATGTCTGGCCGGAGGATCCGCTCGCCGCCGCGCCGACGAGCCGGGCCAAGCCGCGCGGCACATGA
- the fabI gene encoding enoyl-ACP reductase FabI: MTGTISSLMSGKRGLVMGVANDHSIAWGIARTLAAHGAELAFTYQGDAFGRRVKPLADSVGGKLLLPCDVEDIASVDSVFDALKAEWGSIDFLVHAIAFSDKNELKGRYADTSRDNFAKTMLISCFSFTEIAKRAAALMTKGGSIVTLTYGGSTRVMPNYNVMGVAKAALESSVRYLAMDFGCDGVRINAISAGPVRTLAGSGVSDARVMYNFQKRNSPLRRAVSLEEIGSTATYLLSDLGSGVTGEIHFVDSGYNIISMPRLDELKVHDVEASPAAAE, translated from the coding sequence ATGACGGGAACGATCAGCAGCCTGATGAGCGGCAAACGCGGCCTCGTCATGGGGGTCGCCAACGATCATTCCATCGCCTGGGGTATCGCCAGGACGCTCGCGGCGCATGGCGCCGAACTGGCTTTTACCTACCAGGGCGACGCCTTCGGCCGCCGCGTCAAGCCGCTAGCCGATTCGGTTGGCGGCAAGCTGCTGCTGCCCTGCGATGTCGAGGATATCGCCTCGGTCGACAGCGTCTTCGACGCGCTGAAGGCGGAGTGGGGCTCGATCGACTTTCTCGTTCACGCCATTGCCTTCTCCGACAAGAACGAGCTGAAGGGCCGCTACGCCGACACGTCCCGCGATAATTTCGCCAAGACGATGCTGATCTCGTGCTTCTCCTTCACCGAGATCGCCAAGCGTGCGGCGGCGCTGATGACGAAGGGCGGCTCGATCGTGACGCTGACCTATGGCGGCTCGACCCGCGTCATGCCGAACTACAATGTCATGGGCGTCGCCAAGGCGGCTCTTGAATCCTCGGTGCGCTATCTCGCCATGGATTTCGGCTGCGACGGCGTGCGCATCAACGCGATTTCCGCCGGTCCCGTGCGCACGCTGGCCGGCTCCGGCGTTTCCGACGCGCGGGTCATGTATAATTTCCAGAAGCGCAATTCGCCGCTCCGCCGCGCCGTCTCGCTTGAGGAAATCGGCAGCACGGCGACCTATCTCCTGTCGGATCTCGGCTCCGGCGTGACCGGCGAGATCCATTTCGTCGATTCCGGCTACAACATCATCTCTATGCCCCGGCTCGACGAGTTGAAGGTGCATGATGTCGAGGCCAGCCCCGCCGCGGCGGAGTAG
- the fabB gene encoding beta-ketoacyl-ACP synthase I, with protein MKRVVVTGMGIVSSIGNNTQEVLASLHEAKSGISFSEDYAAHGFRSHVAGAPTLDPAEIVDRRAMRFHGGGTAWNHVAMDQAIRDAGLEESEISNERTGIVMGSGGPSTRTIVESAQKALASGSSKKVGPLAVPKAMSSSPSATLSTWFKIKGLSYSISSACATSNHCIGNAYENILYGKQDRMFAGGCEELDWTLSVLFDAMGALSSKYNDRPQIASRAYDANRDGFVISGGAGVLVLEDLEVAKARGARIYGEIVGYGATSDGADMVAPSGEGAARCMRQAIANVGEKVDYINPHATSTPIGDLREMEAIREVFGSGDDCPPISATKSLTGHSQGATGVHESIYSLLMMNNRFIAESAHIEELDPAFADMPIVRKRIDNAKIDTVLSNSFGFGGTNASLVFQRYTA; from the coding sequence CCGCGCACGGTTTCCGCAGCCATGTCGCTGGTGCGCCGACGCTGGATCCGGCGGAAATCGTCGACCGGCGGGCGATGCGCTTCCATGGCGGTGGTACCGCCTGGAACCATGTCGCCATGGACCAGGCGATCCGCGATGCCGGGCTTGAGGAGAGCGAGATCTCCAATGAGCGCACCGGCATCGTGATGGGCTCCGGCGGTCCGTCGACCCGCACGATCGTCGAATCGGCGCAGAAGGCGCTCGCCTCCGGCTCGTCCAAGAAGGTCGGCCCGTTGGCCGTGCCGAAGGCGATGTCTTCCTCGCCCTCCGCGACGCTGTCGACCTGGTTCAAGATCAAGGGCCTCAGCTATTCGATCTCCTCGGCCTGCGCGACGTCGAACCACTGCATCGGGAATGCCTATGAGAACATCCTCTACGGCAAGCAGGATCGCATGTTCGCCGGCGGCTGCGAGGAACTCGACTGGACGCTGTCGGTCCTCTTCGACGCGATGGGCGCGCTCTCGTCGAAATATAACGATCGCCCGCAGATCGCGTCGCGCGCCTATGACGCGAACCGCGACGGCTTCGTGATTTCCGGCGGCGCCGGCGTGCTGGTGCTTGAGGATCTTGAAGTCGCCAAGGCCCGCGGCGCGCGCATCTATGGCGAGATCGTCGGCTATGGCGCGACATCGGACGGTGCCGACATGGTGGCGCCTTCGGGCGAGGGCGCGGCGCGCTGCATGCGTCAGGCGATCGCGAATGTCGGCGAGAAGGTCGACTATATCAATCCGCACGCCACCTCGACGCCGATCGGCGATCTGAGGGAGATGGAGGCGATCCGCGAAGTGTTCGGTTCCGGCGACGACTGCCCGCCGATCTCGGCGACCAAGTCGCTCACCGGCCACTCGCAGGGCGCGACCGGCGTGCATGAGTCGATCTATTCGCTGTTGATGATGAACAACCGCTTCATCGCGGAATCGGCCCATATCGAGGAACTCGATCCTGCCTTCGCCGACATGCCGATCGTCAGGAAGCGCATCGACAACGCCAAGATCGACACCGTGCTTTCCAACAGCTTCGGCTTCGGCGGCACCAACGCATCGCTGGTCTTCCAGCGCTACACAGCCTGA